From the Candidatus Bathyarchaeota archaeon genome, one window contains:
- a CDS encoding CBS domain-containing protein, translating into MASNVLVKDIMTKDIHIAKNETSVADVLDTMSKYDLNYMMVIQSEKPTGIITIHDLLVRLFTQNLAPNAVIARMVYTNPLVTIDEEATVDDAIKLMNHWKIKHLPVIDKEGKMLGVLTKDDIIFNIPSKLADLKELCYPQSGTSE; encoded by the coding sequence ATGGCAAGTAATGTCCTAGTAAAAGACATCATGACCAAAGACATCCATATAGCCAAGAACGAAACAAGCGTAGCTGACGTCCTTGACACCATGTCCAAGTACGACTTGAATTACATGATGGTGATTCAAAGCGAGAAACCCACCGGCATCATCACAATCCATGACCTGCTGGTGCGCCTTTTCACCCAAAACTTAGCACCCAACGCAGTCATCGCACGCATGGTCTACACCAACCCACTTGTAACCATAGACGAAGAAGCCACCGTAGACGATGCCATCAAACTAATGAACCACTGGAAAATCAAGCACCTACCCGTAATCGACAAAGAAGGCAAAATGCTCGGCGTACTAACCAAAGACGACATCATCTTCAACATACCCTCAAAACTAGCTGACCTCAAAGAACTCTGCTACCCACAATCTGGCACATCTGAATAA
- a CDS encoding CTP synthase yields MVRYIFVTGGVLSSVGKGILTSSIGKMLQSRGVKVTVIKIDPYVNVDAGTMNPYMHGEVFVTDDGGETDLDLGWYERFLDLNLTQENNLTTGLVYKSVIEKERRGDFLGRCVQIIPHVTNEIKNRIRAIAKTCNADVVLTEVGGTVGDIEGLPFLEAIRQMRIEEGYDNTLYVHVALVPILDVTMEMKTKPLQHSVNELRRIGIQPDTIVARSPHMIDAEVLRKIALFGTIPEYAVFCSYNAESVYQVPVILDRQGMGDYICHRFNYTCARPDFAQWQQFVDAVVKPEHEVSIALVGKYAGLTDSYVSMSEALRHGGAACKTKVCINYLESEKFEQNPQCLSELDSYDGIFVPYGFGPRGTEGKIAAVKYARENDIPFLGICYGFQLATIEFARNVCGLKDANSSEINPETPHPVIALMPEQRGIENKGATMRLGVHEVVVEKGTLAHGLYKADKVQERHRHRFEVNLDYIDVLTKNGVVFGGKSTDGRRMEMLELPDKYFFFASQFHGEFKSRPARPSPEYYGFINACINKKLGNPKPTY; encoded by the coding sequence ATGGTCAGATATATTTTCGTGACGGGTGGGGTTCTTAGTTCTGTTGGTAAGGGTATTTTGACTAGTTCTATTGGGAAGATGCTTCAGTCTCGCGGCGTGAAGGTTACAGTTATCAAAATTGACCCTTACGTGAATGTGGATGCGGGTACTATGAACCCGTACATGCACGGCGAAGTTTTCGTCACGGATGATGGCGGCGAGACCGACTTGGATTTGGGTTGGTACGAACGCTTTCTTGACCTTAACCTCACACAGGAAAACAACCTCACCACAGGCTTAGTCTACAAATCCGTTATCGAAAAAGAGCGCCGCGGCGACTTTCTGGGGCGCTGTGTCCAGATTATTCCTCATGTAACTAACGAAATCAAGAACCGCATAAGAGCCATAGCTAAAACCTGCAACGCCGACGTAGTCCTCACCGAAGTAGGCGGCACAGTGGGTGACATTGAGGGCTTGCCTTTTCTTGAAGCCATCCGCCAAATGCGCATAGAAGAAGGCTACGACAACACGTTATACGTTCACGTGGCTTTGGTTCCGATTTTGGATGTTACCATGGAGATGAAAACCAAACCGCTTCAGCACAGCGTCAACGAACTGCGCCGCATCGGTATCCAACCCGACACCATCGTCGCAAGAAGCCCCCACATGATTGACGCTGAAGTCCTAAGAAAAATCGCGCTGTTTGGAACCATACCCGAATACGCCGTATTTTGCAGTTACAACGCCGAATCCGTCTACCAAGTACCCGTCATACTGGACAGGCAGGGCATGGGCGACTACATTTGTCATCGTTTTAATTATACGTGTGCGCGTCCTGACTTTGCGCAGTGGCAACAGTTTGTGGATGCAGTCGTGAAACCCGAGCATGAAGTTAGCATTGCTTTGGTTGGCAAGTACGCAGGTTTAACTGACAGCTACGTCAGCATGAGCGAAGCCCTACGACACGGCGGCGCAGCCTGCAAAACCAAAGTTTGCATCAACTACTTAGAATCCGAAAAATTCGAACAAAACCCGCAGTGCCTAAGCGAACTTGACAGCTACGACGGCATCTTTGTCCCCTACGGCTTTGGACCCCGCGGAACAGAAGGAAAAATCGCCGCCGTCAAATACGCAAGAGAAAACGACATACCCTTCCTTGGCATCTGCTACGGCTTCCAACTAGCAACCATAGAGTTCGCACGCAACGTCTGCGGCTTAAAAGACGCAAACAGCAGCGAAATCAACCCCGAAACCCCTCACCCCGTAATTGCTCTTATGCCTGAACAACGCGGCATAGAAAACAAGGGCGCTACCATGCGTTTAGGCGTACACGAAGTCGTCGTGGAAAAAGGCACCTTAGCCCACGGTTTGTACAAAGCTGATAAAGTGCAAGAGCGCCACCGCCACCGCTTCGAAGTCAACCTCGACTACATCGACGTTTTAACCAAAAACGGAGTAGTTTTCGGCGGCAAAAGCACCGACGGCAGACGCATGGAAATGCTCGAACTACCCGATAAATACTTCTTCTTCGCCTCACAATTCCACGGTGAATTCAAAAGCAGACCCGCCCGACCCTCACCCGAATACTACGGCTTCATCAACGCCTGCATAAACAAAAAACTCGGCAACCCCAAACCCACCTACTAA